A single region of the Streptomyces virginiae genome encodes:
- a CDS encoding DUF4267 domain-containing protein, whose amino-acid sequence MSLKHLATALAAAGALFIVYVGLSYLFAPQATAAGFGLPTWPQHDGTGFLAVKGVRDIASGLVILALLLTGQRRALGWAMAATTFVPAGDMVIVATEGGPASHAYGVHGATALAVALTAVLLLRERPTPAVRTAAEPAQA is encoded by the coding sequence ATGTCCCTCAAGCACCTCGCCACCGCTTTGGCCGCCGCGGGCGCCCTGTTCATCGTGTACGTCGGCCTCAGCTACCTGTTCGCACCACAGGCCACCGCCGCCGGCTTCGGGCTGCCGACGTGGCCGCAGCACGACGGCACCGGCTTCCTCGCCGTCAAAGGCGTCCGCGACATCGCGAGCGGCCTGGTCATCCTCGCGCTCCTGCTCACCGGGCAGCGCCGGGCGCTCGGCTGGGCGATGGCGGCGACCACCTTCGTCCCGGCCGGCGACATGGTGATCGTCGCCACCGAAGGCGGGCCCGCGAGTCATGCCTACGGGGTGCACGGGGCCACCGCTCTCGCCGTCGCCCTGACCGCGGTCCTCCTGCTGCGTGAGCGCCCGACCCCGGCCGTCCGCACCGCCGCCGAGCCGGCCCAGGCCTGA
- a CDS encoding hemerythrin domain-containing protein yields MVVIHRGLRREARLLVELIAAVAPGDTARARLLGDHFRDYRLGLTGHHHGEDAYLWPPLMARVDLEADLVLRMEDQHERVAASLTAADEALPAWERRAGEAERDTLVSLLAEHRTVLREHLDDEEESLLPLAARHLSAEEWDRLGEHFLTSTPKPKLLFFLGMVLEDADRTERAAMLAGLPLAGRLLWRTVGRPAYARRVRAVRRTAAPR; encoded by the coding sequence ATGGTGGTCATCCACCGCGGCCTGCGCCGCGAGGCTCGGCTGCTGGTCGAGCTGATCGCCGCGGTCGCCCCCGGCGACACGGCGCGGGCACGGCTCCTCGGGGACCACTTCCGCGACTACCGGCTCGGCCTGACGGGCCACCACCACGGCGAGGACGCCTACCTGTGGCCGCCGTTGATGGCCCGGGTCGACCTCGAAGCCGATCTCGTCCTGCGCATGGAGGACCAGCACGAGCGGGTGGCCGCGAGCCTGACCGCCGCCGACGAGGCTCTGCCCGCCTGGGAGCGCCGGGCCGGGGAGGCGGAACGCGACACGCTCGTCTCGCTGCTCGCCGAGCACCGGACCGTGCTGCGGGAGCACCTGGACGACGAGGAGGAATCCCTCCTGCCGCTCGCCGCCCGCCACCTGTCCGCGGAGGAGTGGGACCGGCTGGGCGAGCACTTCCTGACCAGCACGCCCAAGCCCAAGCTGCTGTTCTTCCTCGGGATGGTCCTGGAGGACGCCGACCGGACCGAGCGCGCGGCGATGCTCGCCGGGCTGCCCCTCGCCGGGCGCCTGCTGTGGCGCACCGTCGGGCGCCCGGCCTACGCCCGCCGGGTACGGGCCGTCCGCCGCACCGCCGCTCCGCGCTGA
- a CDS encoding BTAD domain-containing putative transcriptional regulator, whose product MVHIRVLGSFAAERDGEAIPLGGHRQRSVLALLVAARGRVVSVDRMIEELWQGAPPARAVASLQAYVSNLRRLLEPGRAPRTPARMLVSAPPGYALRLPDDAVDAWRFERLLARAREALPAEPDTAGALLREALGLWQGPAYAESADEPWAHAEIMRLGELRLAARELGVSAGLRAGADLAAAVAEAALLTREEPLREEAWRLHALALWAAGRQADALAALRRARTVLADEVGLDPGAALVELEQAVLTQDGRVLREATRPPQTVPAAPPERAPLPTEPAADGVEPFVGVEPFVGREEELARLTAQAHRARSAGPRVALVSGEAGLGKSALLRALDDRLRAEGWLVAFGRTTDAEGAPPAWAWVEALRALAEAAPPEPAAAAGLAPLLAEDAPATTRAAGGEDVAAGRFRLHRAVGRWLARAARERPVAVLLDDLHWADAETLALLSGAADLPAGTALLLVGAYRPEDAEGRLGDTLAGLARRAPARIALRGLAEEAVAELVRAVGGPRVDAEVLAALAERTGGNPFYVRESARLLGSEGSLVALSEVPEGVRDVLRRRLGRLPEPVVSVLRLAAVAGRESDVEVLVGAADTGEDGVLGALEAGLLAGLLVESEPGRVRFAHALVRDTLLADLSRLRSSRMHGRIAVCLERLAPDDVSALAHHHVRAASSATAAKAVAYCLRAARLAESRFAHDVAAALLAEAVECFERVPAESGGDRDAERVELLGRLVRAQVRAGAVMAARTTRRTAIDRAVGAGRDDLLIAAFTAWTEPTPWQTRPYGVVDAPVVELLERLLARPGHEPAVRCLLLGAYAAELSDAKVASVREGAREALALAEGTGDPVLRAGALAALVKELDADLEWPERAALGGELERIGAVHELPGHQWYGMFIRSTASAAEGDVAGARRLVGRWTQFARTYRMPGPAAVGETVEATWAHVEGRFEEAERLYGQAAARMARQGSPHAEGILAVAIATLRASQGRLAEHLPRLRQVYAAFGPPAGDLLAVALAAAGEEREAREILDRAGSLRTDYFFKVFATFRAMTLVTLGERAGAEELYAALLPYRDAPPVSSGFTVAVRPVARTLGELAVLLGREGEAAGHFARAESIADRWHSPWGAA is encoded by the coding sequence ATGGTCCACATACGCGTACTCGGTTCCTTCGCGGCCGAGCGGGACGGCGAGGCGATCCCGCTCGGCGGCCACCGGCAGCGTTCCGTACTGGCCCTGCTCGTGGCGGCGCGTGGCCGGGTCGTGTCCGTCGACCGGATGATCGAGGAACTCTGGCAGGGGGCGCCGCCCGCCCGTGCCGTGGCCTCGCTCCAGGCCTACGTCTCCAACCTGCGCCGCCTCCTCGAACCGGGCCGGGCCCCGCGCACCCCCGCCCGGATGCTGGTGAGCGCGCCGCCCGGGTACGCGCTGCGGCTGCCCGACGACGCCGTCGACGCCTGGCGCTTCGAGCGGCTGCTCGCCCGGGCCCGCGAAGCCCTGCCTGCCGAGCCGGACACCGCCGGAGCCCTGCTCCGCGAGGCGCTGGGGCTGTGGCAGGGGCCGGCGTACGCGGAGAGCGCCGACGAGCCGTGGGCCCACGCGGAGATCATGCGGCTCGGCGAGCTGCGGCTGGCCGCCCGCGAACTCGGCGTCTCCGCCGGGCTGCGGGCCGGCGCCGACCTGGCGGCTGCGGTCGCCGAGGCCGCGCTGCTGACCCGTGAGGAGCCGCTCCGGGAGGAGGCCTGGCGACTGCACGCCCTCGCGCTGTGGGCGGCGGGCCGACAGGCCGACGCACTCGCGGCGCTGCGCCGGGCCAGGACGGTCCTGGCCGACGAGGTGGGACTGGATCCCGGCGCCGCCCTGGTCGAGCTGGAACAGGCGGTCCTCACCCAGGACGGCCGTGTACTGCGCGAGGCCACCCGGCCACCGCAGACGGTGCCGGCCGCGCCGCCGGAACGGGCGCCGCTGCCCACGGAGCCGGCCGCCGACGGGGTCGAACCGTTCGTCGGGGTCGAACCGTTCGTCGGGCGCGAGGAGGAACTGGCCCGGTTGACGGCGCAGGCGCATCGGGCCCGCTCGGCCGGCCCCCGCGTCGCGCTGGTCAGCGGCGAGGCCGGGCTGGGCAAATCGGCGCTGTTGCGCGCCCTCGACGACCGGCTCCGCGCCGAGGGCTGGCTCGTCGCCTTCGGCCGCACCACCGATGCCGAGGGCGCGCCACCCGCCTGGGCCTGGGTCGAAGCACTGCGCGCCCTCGCCGAGGCCGCCCCGCCCGAGCCCGCGGCGGCCGCCGGGCTGGCGCCCCTCCTGGCCGAGGACGCTCCCGCCACCACCCGCGCGGCCGGCGGCGAGGACGTCGCCGCCGGGCGGTTCCGACTGCACCGCGCCGTCGGTCGGTGGCTGGCGCGGGCCGCGCGCGAGCGGCCCGTCGCCGTCCTCCTGGACGATCTGCACTGGGCCGACGCCGAGACGCTGGCGCTGCTTTCGGGTGCGGCCGACCTCCCCGCGGGTACCGCCCTGCTCCTCGTCGGCGCGTACCGGCCGGAGGACGCGGAGGGCCGACTCGGCGACACCCTGGCCGGCCTCGCCCGGCGCGCACCGGCCCGGATCGCGCTGCGCGGCCTCGCCGAGGAGGCCGTGGCCGAGCTGGTCCGTGCGGTGGGCGGCCCGCGGGTCGACGCGGAGGTGCTGGCCGCGCTGGCCGAACGCACGGGAGGGAACCCCTTCTACGTCCGGGAGAGCGCCAGGTTGTTGGGCAGCGAGGGCTCGCTCGTGGCACTGTCCGAGGTTCCCGAAGGCGTACGCGACGTGCTGCGGCGCCGGCTCGGACGCCTCCCCGAGCCGGTGGTGTCCGTGCTGCGCCTGGCCGCGGTCGCCGGACGGGAATCCGACGTCGAGGTCCTGGTGGGGGCGGCGGACACCGGCGAGGACGGCGTACTGGGCGCGCTGGAGGCCGGCCTGCTCGCCGGCCTGCTGGTCGAATCCGAGCCGGGGCGGGTCCGGTTCGCCCACGCGCTGGTACGCGACACCCTGCTGGCGGACCTCAGCCGGTTGAGGTCCTCGCGGATGCACGGCCGGATCGCGGTCTGCCTGGAGCGGCTCGCCCCGGACGACGTCTCCGCGTTGGCCCACCACCACGTACGCGCGGCCTCCTCGGCGACGGCGGCGAAGGCCGTCGCCTACTGCTTGCGGGCCGCCCGGCTGGCCGAGAGCCGCTTCGCCCATGACGTGGCCGCCGCGCTGCTCGCCGAGGCCGTGGAGTGCTTCGAGCGGGTCCCCGCGGAGTCCGGCGGCGACCGGGACGCCGAACGCGTCGAGTTGTTGGGCCGGCTGGTACGGGCCCAGGTGCGGGCGGGAGCGGTCATGGCCGCGCGGACGACCCGGCGTACGGCGATCGACCGTGCGGTCGGCGCGGGCCGGGACGACCTGCTGATCGCGGCGTTCACGGCATGGACCGAGCCGACGCCGTGGCAGACGCGACCCTACGGCGTGGTCGACGCACCGGTGGTGGAGCTGCTGGAGCGGCTGCTGGCGCGACCCGGTCACGAACCCGCCGTACGGTGCCTGCTGCTGGGCGCGTACGCCGCCGAGCTGTCCGACGCCAAGGTGGCGAGCGTACGGGAGGGCGCGCGCGAGGCGCTCGCCCTCGCGGAGGGCACCGGGGACCCCGTGCTGCGGGCGGGGGCGCTCGCGGCGCTGGTCAAGGAACTCGACGCCGACCTCGAATGGCCCGAACGCGCCGCCCTGGGAGGCGAACTCGAACGGATCGGCGCCGTCCACGAGCTGCCGGGCCACCAGTGGTACGGGATGTTCATCCGCTCCACGGCATCGGCCGCTGAGGGTGATGTGGCCGGTGCCCGCCGACTCGTCGGCCGGTGGACGCAGTTCGCGCGGACCTACCGGATGCCGGGGCCGGCCGCCGTCGGCGAGACCGTCGAGGCGACCTGGGCCCATGTCGAGGGGCGGTTCGAGGAGGCGGAGCGTCTCTACGGGCAGGCGGCCGCGCGGATGGCCCGGCAGGGGTCCCCGCACGCGGAGGGGATCCTGGCGGTCGCCATCGCGACCCTGCGGGCGAGCCAGGGCCGGCTCGCGGAGCACCTGCCGCGGCTACGGCAGGTGTACGCGGCCTTCGGACCGCCGGCCGGAGACCTGCTCGCGGTGGCGCTGGCCGCCGCGGGCGAGGAGCGGGAGGCGCGCGAGATCCTCGACCGGGCGGGTTCGCTGCGGACGGACTACTTCTTCAAGGTCTTCGCGACCTTCCGGGCGATGACCTTGGTCACCCTCGGGGAGCGGGCGGGCGCCGAGGAGTTGTACGCGGCCCTGCTGCCGTACCGCGACGCCCCGCCGGTCTCCTCCGGGTTCACCGTGGCGGTCCGGCCGGTCGCCCGCACCCTGGGCGAGCTGGCCGTGCTGCTGGGCCGCGAGGGCGAGGCGGCCGGCCACTTCGCGCGTGCGGAGTCCATCGCCGATCGGTGGCACAGCCCGTGGGGGGCCGCCTGA
- a CDS encoding citrate synthase — protein sequence MSDQTDSGRRLTTQEAARALGVKPATVYAYVSRGQLTSRRDPAGRGSSFDAAEVEALARRSRREAAAPTGEPSVRTALTLIEPDRYYFRGVDAVELASRYRYEEVAEWLWTGTLTPGARFTAPPQALEAARRAVAALPEHGGPIDRLRVAVAAAAVADPLRFDLSEEAVLGSARALIPTMVGALPTAGATRWSGDGRIARRLWSRLTAREPDPDALAVLDLALALLVDHDLAASTLAVRVAASARAHPYAAVSAGLGALEGPLHGAAGRLAHRMLVEVLEQGGAAPVVAEYLRAGRRVPGLGHRLYQGEDPRARALFARLEGLGQAGPALDAAREVAAVMARQGGLHANVDLALAVLTVSCGMPAEAGETVFAVARTAGWMAHALEEYQERPLRMRPSGQYHGPRPPQPMP from the coding sequence ATGAGCGACCAGACGGACAGCGGGCGCAGGCTCACCACGCAGGAGGCGGCCCGCGCACTCGGGGTGAAACCGGCGACGGTGTACGCGTACGTCAGCCGGGGCCAGCTCACGAGCCGCCGCGATCCCGCCGGGCGGGGCAGCAGCTTCGACGCCGCCGAGGTCGAGGCGCTGGCCCGGCGCAGCCGGCGCGAGGCGGCGGCACCCACCGGGGAGCCCTCCGTCCGTACGGCGCTCACCCTCATCGAGCCCGACCGGTACTACTTCCGCGGCGTGGACGCCGTGGAGCTGGCCTCCCGGTACCGCTACGAGGAGGTCGCCGAGTGGCTGTGGACGGGCACCCTCACGCCCGGGGCCCGGTTCACCGCTCCCCCGCAGGCCCTGGAGGCGGCCCGGCGGGCGGTGGCCGCCCTGCCGGAACACGGCGGCCCCATCGACCGGTTGCGGGTGGCGGTCGCCGCCGCCGCGGTGGCGGACCCGCTGCGCTTCGACCTGTCGGAGGAGGCGGTGCTCGGCTCCGCGCGCGCCCTGATCCCCACCATGGTCGGCGCGCTCCCCACGGCGGGTGCGACCCGATGGTCCGGGGACGGCCGGATCGCCCGCCGGTTGTGGTCGCGGCTGACGGCGCGGGAGCCGGACCCGGACGCACTGGCCGTGCTGGACCTCGCGCTGGCCCTCCTGGTCGACCACGACCTCGCCGCCTCGACCTTGGCCGTACGGGTGGCCGCCTCCGCGCGGGCCCATCCGTACGCGGCGGTGTCCGCCGGGCTCGGCGCTCTGGAGGGCCCGCTGCACGGCGCGGCGGGACGGCTGGCGCACCGGATGCTGGTGGAGGTGCTGGAGCAGGGCGGAGCCGCGCCGGTGGTGGCGGAGTACCTGCGGGCGGGACGCCGGGTTCCCGGACTCGGCCACCGGCTGTACCAGGGCGAGGACCCGCGGGCGCGGGCGCTCTTCGCCCGGCTGGAAGGGCTGGGGCAGGCCGGTCCCGCGCTGGACGCGGCGCGCGAGGTGGCCGCGGTGATGGCCCGGCAGGGCGGGCTGCACGCCAATGTGGACCTGGCACTGGCGGTGTTGACGGTCTCGTGCGGGATGCCGGCGGAGGCCGGGGAGACCGTCTTCGCTGTGGCCCGTACGGCGGGCTGGATGGCGCACGCGCTGGAGGAGTACCAGGAGCGGCCGCTGCGGATGCGGCCGAGCGGGCAGTACCACGGGCCCCGCCCGCCGCAGCCGATGCCGTGA
- a CDS encoding citrate synthase: MDGRSMNTTLEVPRGLAGVVVTETALGDVRGREGFYHYRQYSAVDLAATRTFEDVWHLMFRGALPVDAAGRAAFAAEIAPLRRLPSEVRDALPALARATRLSGPLAGLRTALSLLGACAGFRPVYDLDPDRRAADALAACAAVPTLLTALHRLGQGLEPVEPRDDLPYAANYLYMLTGREPDPVRARAVERYLISTVDHGFNASTFTARVIASTGADVAACLTGAIGALSGPLHGGAPSRALDTLDAIGTVDRIGPWIRERVLAGDRIMGFGHPVYRTEDPRSRMLREIALRFGGPLVDFAVEVERQVEEILAELKPGRELHTNVEFYAGVVMELCGLPREMFTPTFCAARVVGWSANILEQATDSKIIRPAARYTGPTPPHPVPPLR, translated from the coding sequence ATGGATGGTCGATCCATGAACACCACCTTGGAAGTACCCCGCGGCCTCGCGGGGGTCGTGGTCACCGAAACCGCTCTGGGTGATGTCCGGGGCCGGGAGGGCTTCTACCACTACCGCCAGTACTCGGCCGTCGACCTCGCAGCCACCCGCACCTTCGAGGACGTGTGGCACCTGATGTTCCGCGGCGCGCTCCCGGTCGACGCCGCCGGGCGCGCCGCCTTCGCCGCCGAGATCGCCCCCTTGCGCCGACTTCCCTCGGAGGTACGGGACGCCCTGCCCGCCCTGGCCCGGGCCACCCGGCTCTCCGGCCCCCTCGCCGGGCTGCGCACCGCGCTCTCGCTGCTCGGGGCCTGCGCCGGCTTCCGGCCGGTCTACGACCTCGACCCCGATCGCCGGGCCGCCGACGCGCTGGCCGCCTGCGCCGCCGTACCGACCCTGCTGACCGCCCTGCACCGACTGGGGCAGGGCCTGGAGCCGGTGGAACCGCGGGACGACCTCCCGTACGCCGCCAACTACCTCTACATGCTGACCGGCCGGGAACCCGACCCGGTCCGGGCCCGCGCGGTCGAGCGGTACCTGATATCCACCGTGGACCACGGCTTCAACGCCTCGACCTTCACCGCCCGGGTGATCGCCTCCACCGGCGCCGATGTCGCGGCCTGCCTGACCGGGGCGATCGGCGCGCTCTCCGGCCCCCTGCACGGCGGCGCCCCCAGCCGTGCCCTGGACACCCTCGACGCCATCGGGACCGTGGACCGGATCGGGCCGTGGATCCGGGAGCGGGTCCTGGCGGGCGACCGGATCATGGGCTTCGGCCACCCCGTCTACCGCACCGAGGACCCCCGGTCCCGCATGCTGCGCGAGATCGCCCTCCGGTTCGGCGGTCCCCTCGTGGACTTCGCCGTCGAGGTCGAGCGCCAGGTCGAGGAGATCCTCGCCGAACTGAAGCCGGGCCGCGAACTGCACACCAACGTGGAGTTCTACGCGGGCGTGGTCATGGAGCTCTGCGGACTCCCGCGCGAGATGTTCACGCCCACCTTCTGCGCGGCCCGCGTGGTCGGCTGGAGCGCGAACATCCTCGAACAAGCCACCGATTCGAAGATCATCCGTCCGGCCGCCCGGTACACCGGCCCCACCCCTCCCCACCCCGTGCCGCCCCTGCGCTGA
- a CDS encoding CobW family GTP-binding protein, with the protein MNSRQPIPVVVLAGFLGSGKTTVLNHLLAGRGGTRIGVVVNDFGSIEVDAMSVAGQVGDSMVSLGGGCLCCAVDGSELDAYLEKLSAPVHRIDVIVIEASGLAEPQEMIRMLMASENPDIRYGGMVEVVDAAEFDATRARHPETDRHLAVADLVVLNKTDRVDATERARIERELAVLCAPGTPVVGADHGRIDPELLFDRRPWTETRGQLSFEDLLAEADGNGDGHDGCGHAHAAYESTEFTTEQALSPRRFIDFLDRRPAGLYRIKGFVHFGVPGHDDCYEVHAVGRFLRFAPRPWGRGEARVNRLVLIGSGTDGPGLLRELEACREPAPHEARPESMWCVLRYVARPEPGTEPEAEPDPSDEG; encoded by the coding sequence GTGAACAGCAGGCAGCCCATCCCCGTCGTCGTCCTCGCCGGTTTCCTCGGATCAGGCAAGACCACCGTGCTGAACCACCTCCTCGCCGGTCGCGGCGGCACCCGCATCGGGGTGGTGGTCAACGACTTCGGATCGATCGAGGTCGACGCGATGTCGGTGGCCGGCCAGGTCGGTGACTCGATGGTCTCCCTCGGCGGCGGCTGCCTGTGCTGCGCCGTCGACGGCAGCGAACTCGACGCCTACCTGGAGAAGCTCTCCGCACCCGTCCACCGGATCGACGTGATCGTCATCGAGGCGAGCGGGCTGGCCGAGCCCCAGGAGATGATCCGGATGCTCATGGCCAGCGAGAACCCGGACATCCGGTACGGCGGCATGGTGGAGGTCGTGGACGCCGCCGAATTCGACGCGACCCGGGCCAGGCACCCGGAGACCGACCGCCACCTCGCCGTCGCCGACCTGGTGGTGCTCAACAAGACCGACCGGGTGGACGCGACGGAACGGGCCCGGATCGAGCGCGAGCTCGCCGTGCTCTGCGCCCCGGGCACCCCGGTCGTGGGCGCCGACCACGGGCGGATCGACCCGGAACTCCTCTTCGACCGCAGGCCCTGGACCGAGACCCGGGGGCAGCTCTCCTTCGAGGACCTGCTCGCGGAGGCCGACGGCAACGGCGACGGCCACGACGGCTGCGGCCACGCGCACGCCGCGTACGAGAGCACGGAGTTCACCACCGAGCAGGCCCTGTCCCCGCGCCGGTTCATCGACTTCCTCGACCGGCGCCCGGCCGGGCTCTACCGGATCAAGGGCTTCGTCCACTTCGGCGTACCCGGGCACGACGACTGCTACGAGGTCCACGCCGTCGGCCGCTTCCTCCGCTTCGCCCCGAGGCCTTGGGGGCGGGGCGAAGCACGCGTGAACCGGCTGGTCCTGATCGGCTCCGGCACCGACGGGCCCGGACTGCTGCGCGAGCTGGAGGCCTGCCGCGAACCGGCCCCGCACGAGGCACGCCCCGAGAGCATGTGGTGCGTACTGCGGTACGTGGCCAGGCCCGAGCCCGGGACGGAGCCGGAGGCCGAGCCGGATCCCTCGGACGAGGGCTGA
- a CDS encoding restriction endonuclease, translating into MSRRAGSGLIGNWAEAQRRQQQTQLVQQREAERRQRAHERDANRSHRQYREAEALRRTAQFDAEVEALKGLLAAGCRAPAFRISALARPDGLQPFDPGTLAHPVPMPRIEDFQRQSSGWTLGSNHRAQAEREAHARYTQAWQAANAAEAQRRQQLAAYRQQYDRWAAEQMAGALAHNGGLTELAEALRAGDAEAAVEYFSAALYASTAWPERLPRQVTAAYDPAARQLVLDWELPGYAVVPEARAVQYLPSTDQDKVKPRPVTERRALYRDLLAQCVLLVVRELYAADEFDVLDSVVVNGFVDCHDPVTGQEARFVLATVPAARSAFAGLRLEQVSAVDCLVSGLGGLLSTRPDQLTAVRPGRRPDEVGGDVVSHGGHAGDADEDEPDLFAMDPIAFENLVAELFRAMGMEAVTTQRSGDGGVDVEAVDPAPIRGGRIVVQVKRYRNTVPPTAVRDLYGTVQDKGANKGVLVTTASFGPGSYTFANGKPLELVPGTDLVELLHQYGLRGRLGDGSPAPARRAPAPEPAPPADHNVLGMSWSGSVALDVCALVCTGNRVLSEEHFVFFNNPRTPDGSVRAREHAAPDKAALEVSFDALPSQADRLVLVAAIDPEVDPHADLAGFTDAHIRLLSAGGEELGRLDVSDGRAGETALVLGSFRHRANGDWDFVIGGKGYRGGLEDLLGEFGVEVA; encoded by the coding sequence ATGAGCCGTCGAGCGGGCAGCGGACTGATCGGGAACTGGGCCGAGGCACAGCGCCGGCAGCAACAGACGCAGCTGGTCCAGCAGCGGGAGGCCGAACGCCGGCAGCGGGCCCACGAACGGGACGCGAACCGGAGCCACCGGCAGTACCGCGAGGCCGAGGCCCTGCGGCGCACCGCGCAGTTCGACGCCGAGGTCGAGGCCCTCAAGGGCCTGTTGGCCGCGGGCTGCCGGGCACCGGCGTTCCGGATATCCGCCCTGGCCCGGCCCGACGGGCTGCAGCCCTTCGACCCCGGCACCCTGGCCCACCCGGTACCGATGCCCCGCATCGAGGACTTCCAGCGGCAGAGCAGCGGCTGGACGCTCGGCTCGAACCACCGGGCGCAGGCGGAGCGGGAGGCGCACGCCCGCTACACCCAGGCCTGGCAGGCGGCGAACGCCGCGGAGGCGCAACGCCGGCAGCAACTGGCCGCGTACCGCCAGCAGTACGACCGGTGGGCGGCGGAGCAGATGGCGGGGGCGCTGGCGCACAACGGCGGGCTCACGGAACTGGCCGAGGCCCTGCGCGCGGGTGACGCCGAGGCGGCGGTGGAGTACTTCTCGGCGGCCCTGTACGCCTCGACGGCCTGGCCCGAGCGGCTGCCGCGGCAGGTGACGGCGGCGTACGACCCGGCCGCGCGCCAGCTGGTGCTGGACTGGGAGCTGCCCGGGTACGCGGTGGTGCCGGAGGCCCGGGCGGTGCAGTACCTCCCGAGCACGGACCAGGACAAGGTGAAACCCCGCCCGGTCACCGAACGCCGGGCGCTGTACCGGGACCTGTTGGCCCAGTGCGTGCTGCTGGTGGTGCGCGAGCTGTACGCGGCGGACGAGTTCGACGTACTGGACTCCGTCGTGGTCAACGGCTTCGTGGACTGCCACGATCCGGTGACCGGTCAGGAGGCGCGGTTCGTGCTCGCCACGGTACCGGCGGCGCGCAGCGCCTTCGCCGGGCTGCGGCTGGAGCAGGTCAGCGCGGTGGACTGTCTGGTCTCGGGGCTGGGCGGGCTGCTGTCGACGCGGCCCGACCAGCTGACGGCGGTGCGCCCCGGGCGCCGGCCCGACGAGGTCGGCGGGGATGTCGTCAGCCATGGTGGGCACGCGGGCGACGCGGACGAGGACGAGCCGGATCTCTTCGCGATGGACCCGATCGCCTTCGAGAACCTGGTCGCCGAGCTGTTCCGGGCGATGGGCATGGAGGCGGTGACCACGCAACGGTCCGGAGACGGCGGGGTCGACGTGGAGGCGGTGGACCCGGCGCCGATCCGGGGCGGGCGGATCGTGGTGCAGGTCAAGCGCTACCGGAACACGGTGCCGCCGACGGCCGTGCGTGATCTGTACGGCACGGTCCAGGACAAGGGGGCGAACAAGGGGGTGCTGGTCACCACCGCGTCCTTCGGGCCCGGGTCGTACACCTTCGCCAACGGCAAGCCGCTGGAGTTGGTTCCCGGGACGGACCTGGTCGAGCTGCTCCACCAGTACGGGCTGCGCGGCCGGCTCGGCGACGGCTCCCCGGCCCCGGCCCGGCGAGCGCCCGCACCCGAACCGGCTCCCCCGGCCGACCACAACGTGCTCGGCATGTCCTGGTCGGGCTCGGTCGCCCTCGACGTGTGCGCGCTGGTCTGCACGGGCAACCGGGTGCTGAGCGAGGAGCACTTCGTCTTCTTCAACAACCCGCGCACCCCGGACGGTTCGGTACGGGCCCGCGAGCACGCGGCTCCCGACAAGGCGGCGCTGGAGGTCTCCTTCGACGCCCTGCCGTCGCAGGCGGACCGGCTGGTCCTCGTGGCCGCGATCGATCCGGAGGTCGATCCGCACGCCGACCTCGCCGGGTTCACCGACGCCCACATCCGGCTGCTGTCCGCGGGCGGTGAGGAACTGGGCCGGCTGGACGTCTCCGACGGCCGCGCCGGGGAGACCGCGCTGGTCCTCGGCTCGTTCCGGCACCGGGCCAACGGCGACTGGGACTTCGTGATCGGCGGCAAGGGCTACCGCGGCGGCCTGGAGGACCTGCTGGGCGAGTTCGGCGTCGAGGTCGCCTAG